Proteins found in one Agaribacterium sp. ZY112 genomic segment:
- a CDS encoding NUDIX domain-containing protein yields the protein MMKSLGRADLGRADVEILEQKTAFQGFFQILSFRLRHRLFKGGWSEDIKRELFHRGEAAAAVLYDPINDRLGLVEQFRIGALDSEHGPWCLEVVAGMLEPGETAEQVICREIEEEAGITKVELEFVTTYYSTPGGCSEKVHLYCALCDLSEAGGVYGLDYEGEDIRFQTYAPDEVFEQMYCARTNNSATLIGLQWLQAHRASLRARLQK from the coding sequence ATGATGAAGTCTTTAGGTCGTGCTGACTTAGGTCGTGCTGATGTCGAGATCCTTGAGCAAAAGACGGCTTTTCAGGGTTTTTTCCAGATATTGAGTTTTCGTTTACGTCACCGTTTATTTAAAGGTGGCTGGAGCGAAGACATTAAGCGTGAGCTCTTTCATCGAGGCGAAGCAGCTGCGGCAGTTCTCTATGACCCAATTAACGATCGACTTGGCCTTGTTGAGCAATTTCGTATTGGCGCCTTAGATTCTGAGCATGGCCCTTGGTGTTTAGAGGTGGTTGCTGGCATGCTTGAGCCGGGGGAGACGGCTGAGCAAGTTATTTGCCGTGAGATTGAAGAAGAAGCCGGTATTACTAAGGTCGAGTTGGAGTTTGTCACCACCTATTACAGTACCCCAGGCGGCTGTAGTGAAAAAGTGCACTTATACTGCGCTTTATGTGATCTTAGCGAAGCCGGTGGAGTCTATGGTTTAGACTATGAAGGTGAGGATATTCGCTTTCAAACTTATGCCCCTGATGAGGTCTTTGAACAAATGTACTGTGCACGCACAAATAATTCTGCGACTTTGATTGGCTTGCAATGGCTGCAAGCTCATCGAGCTAGCTTGCGTGCAAGGCTGCAAAAGTGA
- a CDS encoding DUF1249 domain-containing protein, with amino-acid sequence MSQYLAIKKRREAASVDLRGHMEICELNYHRCLRLLPGLRDEETEWHYLAGGQNPISVDIRCTEKTPYTSLVTISQACKDMSLPTMQLRLYHDADVAEVIVFEGHRYWQPQYDYPNPKMYAPDEKFELNRFLRDWLVFCHNHGLMKAKLCESVHITRRT; translated from the coding sequence GTGAGCCAGTACTTAGCCATTAAAAAGCGTCGCGAGGCGGCATCAGTCGATTTGCGTGGCCATATGGAGATATGTGAGCTGAACTATCATCGCTGTCTGCGTTTATTGCCCGGTTTACGTGATGAAGAGACGGAATGGCACTATCTAGCTGGCGGGCAGAATCCAATTAGTGTCGATATTCGCTGTACAGAAAAAACGCCTTATACCTCGCTTGTTACGATTTCCCAAGCTTGTAAAGATATGTCTCTGCCGACTATGCAATTGCGTTTATATCACGATGCGGATGTCGCTGAAGTGATTGTGTTTGAAGGGCATAGGTATTGGCAGCCCCAGTATGATTACCCCAATCCTAAGATGTACGCTCCTGATGAGAAGTTCGAATTAAATCGCTTTTTGCGTGATTGGTTGGTCTTTTGTCACAATCACGGTTTAATGAAAGCTAAGCTTTGTGAATCAGTTCATATTACACGAAGGACTTAG
- the cpdA gene encoding 3',5'-cyclic-AMP phosphodiesterase, which translates to MKFRARVSSMNRFKLLQITDCHLGSSPRQTLLGMDTDQSLHDVLLAAKANEEPDMIVVSGDVSGDAGALSYARFLTIIDEYFPSVPLAWLPGNHDNPEHMLSVGQHPIELSHCVEGWHFIFLDSRIPRQEGGRLGPNELARLERELSAHPTRPTAVFLHHQPVAVGCEWLDQYVVEDAERFFEVLDRHSQVKLVSWGHVHQNFYCERKGVALMATPSTCIQFLPNSDEFQLDTQMPGYRTYELFDDGNFKTQVRRSEEKNYFIDMAATGY; encoded by the coding sequence ATTAAATTTAGAGCGCGTGTTTCGTCGATGAATCGATTCAAACTGCTACAGATTACTGACTGCCATCTTGGTAGTTCACCACGACAAACTTTGCTTGGTATGGATACTGATCAGAGTTTGCATGACGTGCTGCTTGCAGCAAAAGCGAATGAAGAGCCAGATATGATCGTTGTCTCTGGTGATGTAAGTGGTGATGCTGGTGCTTTATCTTATGCTCGTTTTTTAACGATTATTGATGAGTACTTCCCTTCAGTGCCTTTGGCTTGGTTGCCAGGCAATCATGATAACCCCGAGCATATGCTCAGTGTTGGTCAGCATCCTATTGAACTAAGCCACTGCGTTGAGGGTTGGCATTTTATTTTTTTGGATTCGCGCATCCCTAGGCAAGAGGGGGGGCGTTTAGGCCCAAATGAGCTGGCTCGCTTAGAGCGTGAGTTAAGTGCCCACCCTACGCGTCCGACGGCGGTATTCCTTCATCATCAGCCTGTCGCTGTGGGTTGTGAGTGGTTAGATCAGTATGTAGTCGAAGATGCCGAGCGCTTTTTTGAGGTGCTAGATCGACACTCTCAAGTGAAGTTGGTGAGCTGGGGGCATGTGCATCAAAACTTTTATTGTGAGAGAAAGGGGGTGGCTTTAATGGCGACACCTTCTACATGTATACAGTTTTTGCCAAACAGTGATGAGTTTCAGTTGGATACGCAAATGCCTGGCTATCGAACTTACGAATTGTTTGATGACGGCAATTTTAAGACGCAGGTACGTAGAAGCGAAGAGAAAAATTATTTTATTGATATGGCCGCAACCGGCTATTAA
- a CDS encoding outer membrane beta-barrel protein has product MKKLLTLAVLSALASTTATAQDEWRVNLSTGNSFASDPSSGGDGTDMDLEPGSLLQLSLHKYQKGSRDGARLFYEFFYSQNNIDVSVTTDSGTGDYDTSLKAQHLQIGGTYEWAENPKVFDPYFAMTIGASQYSPDTSKSETYLSGTAALGARFWVMKNIALNIEARAIGTVFDSSSTIFCQNNSCLITLDGDLWWQQQLTFGASYSF; this is encoded by the coding sequence ATGAAGAAATTGCTGACTTTAGCTGTATTGAGCGCGCTAGCCTCGACCACAGCCACAGCGCAAGACGAGTGGCGCGTTAATCTATCTACCGGTAACAGCTTTGCGAGCGACCCCAGCAGCGGCGGTGACGGTACCGATATGGATTTAGAGCCAGGCTCACTACTACAACTATCCCTGCACAAATACCAAAAAGGCAGCCGTGACGGCGCCCGTCTTTTTTACGAGTTCTTTTATTCACAAAATAATATTGATGTTTCTGTCACTACCGATTCAGGTACTGGCGATTACGATACAAGCCTTAAAGCTCAACATCTTCAAATCGGCGGCACCTACGAATGGGCCGAAAACCCAAAAGTATTTGACCCTTATTTTGCAATGACTATCGGCGCTAGCCAGTACAGCCCAGACACCTCCAAAAGCGAAACCTACCTATCTGGTACTGCTGCCCTAGGTGCTCGCTTCTGGGTTATGAAGAACATCGCCCTAAATATAGAAGCCCGTGCCATTGGCACTGTATTTGACAGCTCTTCAACTATTTTCTGCCAAAACAACAGCTGTCTTATCACTTTAGATGGCGACCTCTGGTGGCAACAACAACTGACCTTTGGTGCCAGTTACTCGTTCTAA
- a CDS encoding shikimate kinase, producing MRRFLKLLKGDEAELSWALLRASASFYCFAAILLTIVFSYQRDFQQAQLADILSYYLPCLIIYLMSSLVSSSVKLRLSLWLISAVLFSLLSLFSLLTHQGEAPMQSQAGLVIFLIFHLLLLSRALYALQIHSDNNRLTMTNTSQTNIILIGMPGSGKSTLGLALAHALKRPFIDSDQVIEKEEQCSLQQILDKSGYQVLRNIEEQYLLKLEASHNVIATGGSAIYSEEAMQHLKELGSIIYLELPLAILKKRITNFSQRGLARAPHQGLNELFIERQGLYERWADYKLDCKNLDQEHALEQLKLLVEKISTQEYKQRLQ from the coding sequence GTGCGACGTTTTCTAAAATTATTAAAAGGTGATGAAGCCGAACTTAGCTGGGCCTTACTTCGCGCTTCAGCTAGTTTCTATTGCTTTGCCGCTATTTTACTCACCATTGTCTTCAGCTACCAAAGAGACTTCCAGCAAGCTCAACTTGCCGACATTCTTAGCTATTACCTGCCCTGCCTAATCATCTATTTAATGAGCAGTTTAGTCAGCAGCTCGGTTAAACTGCGACTCAGCCTGTGGTTAATAAGCGCCGTTCTATTTAGCCTATTAAGCCTCTTCTCCTTACTCACCCACCAAGGGGAAGCCCCCATGCAAAGCCAAGCTGGGCTAGTTATTTTTTTGATTTTCCACCTGCTCTTATTAAGTAGGGCCTTGTATGCGCTACAAATACACAGCGATAACAACAGACTCACTATGACAAACACTTCGCAGACCAACATTATTTTAATCGGTATGCCCGGCTCGGGAAAATCAACCCTAGGCTTAGCACTGGCCCATGCACTTAAACGCCCTTTTATCGATAGCGATCAAGTAATAGAAAAAGAAGAGCAATGCTCTTTGCAGCAAATACTCGATAAAAGCGGCTATCAAGTACTGCGCAATATTGAAGAGCAATACTTACTGAAACTAGAGGCATCTCATAATGTCATCGCAACGGGTGGCAGTGCCATCTACAGTGAAGAAGCGATGCAGCATTTAAAAGAGCTAGGGAGCATTATTTATCTAGAGCTGCCTTTAGCAATACTAAAAAAACGCATTACAAATTTTAGCCAACGTGGCTTAGCAAGAGCCCCGCACCAAGGCCTCAATGAGTTATTTATTGAAAGACAAGGCCTGTATGAACGCTGGGCAGACTATAAGCTCGACTGTAAAAACTTAGATCAAGAGCACGCATTAGAACAACTAAAGCTACTGGTAGAAAAAATCAGCACACAAGAGTACAAACAGAGGCTACAATAG
- a CDS encoding YqiA/YcfP family alpha/beta fold hydrolase — MADKHVIYIHGFLSSPRSFKAQATEEWLRAHRSDLVFHCPQLSSYPEKAKQQLSTLLNSLPNAVAIGSSLGGYWASHFVELGLLSKAVLVNPAVSPHTRFQSYVGQELKSYYSDDSYCLQAKDLATLAECESGALKDVSRYWLLQQKGDEVLDWTMAAQRYRACRSTIEDGGNHSFEAYERWIPEVIRFLVD, encoded by the coding sequence ATGGCTGATAAACACGTAATCTACATTCATGGTTTTTTGAGTTCGCCGCGCTCTTTTAAGGCTCAGGCAACAGAAGAGTGGTTAAGAGCTCATCGTTCAGATCTTGTTTTTCATTGCCCCCAGCTGAGTTCTTATCCCGAGAAGGCTAAGCAGCAACTAAGCACCTTATTAAACTCTTTACCCAATGCGGTGGCGATAGGTAGCTCCTTGGGTGGCTATTGGGCATCCCACTTTGTTGAGCTTGGTTTACTCAGCAAGGCCGTATTGGTGAATCCGGCTGTTTCTCCTCACACACGCTTTCAAAGCTATGTTGGGCAAGAGCTTAAGAGTTATTACAGTGATGATAGCTATTGCCTTCAGGCAAAAGATCTAGCGACCTTGGCCGAATGTGAAAGTGGGGCTCTAAAGGATGTGTCGCGCTATTGGTTGTTACAACAAAAGGGAGATGAGGTGCTGGATTGGACTATGGCCGCGCAGCGTTATCGCGCTTGTCGTTCAACGATCGAAGACGGAGGTAACCACAGTTTTGAAGCTTACGAGCGTTGGATTCCAGAAGTTATTCGTTTTTTAGTCGATTAG
- a CDS encoding molybdopterin-dependent oxidoreductase codes for MSSVIASSKNHLTTCPYCGVGCGVEATVEAGQVTGVKGIKQHPANQGRLCVKGSSLHETLDSTNRLLRPQINGQETDWDSALDYVAGRWQDIVKEHGPDSVAFYLSGQLLTEDYYVANKLMKGFVGTSNIDTNSRLCMASAVVAHKRAFGSDAVPASYEDLEQSDLLILVGSNAAYAHPIIYQRIVKAKKERNFKVVVLDPRRTASCDIADIHLPLSPGSDAFFFNGLLSYLADNNKIDHDYIQQHCDGFDETLKTAQEQVPTITAAAEACDLSIEAVEQVYELFANNDKAITLFSQGVNQSSSGVDKGNAIINCHLATGKIGKVGAAPFSITGQPNAMGGREVGGLANQFAAHMGFTDDAIERVEKFWQAPNIAKQEGLKAVDMFRAVEEGKIKAIWIMATNPVVSMPEANRVKAALEKCDLVIVSECMANSDTAATANVLLPATSWSEKHGTVTNSERCISLQKGFMPAPGSARNDWQIMCDFAKRLGYKEAFNYQHPVEIFREHAALSGLENNKSRAFDISGLKDISLEDYENFSPRRWPISSDKPEGSQRLFEDGQFFTPNKRAKLIPIKASYPKKPAVKGELIMNTGRIRDQWHTMTRTGKAARLLAHVEEPYVQVHPKDAETFGIQSEQLVELRNQNSRYLGRAKISLDQRLGEAFVPMHWNKVYASSARADALVNAITDPFCGQPEFKHSPVKTRAYNALWQGYLLSTLEVEPHCDYWAKMTLNSGFNYALADEKEVDDWQAWLNQLYPQIDDWVTLEDKQANYSRFLGFRGGILSIALFIDQEPSKLPNMHWLTTRLGKEITPEERFTLLAGNAGDDSQSPGAIVCSCFQIGENQIKDAISEGATSAEALGAKLKCGTNCGSCIPELSAMVDDAAALATDATALATELAS; via the coding sequence ATGAGTTCAGTCATTGCAAGCAGCAAAAACCATCTTACAACCTGCCCCTACTGCGGTGTAGGCTGCGGAGTAGAAGCCACAGTTGAGGCCGGCCAAGTAACAGGCGTAAAAGGGATTAAACAACACCCTGCGAACCAAGGGCGTCTCTGTGTAAAGGGCTCGTCGTTGCACGAAACCCTAGACAGCACAAACCGCTTATTACGACCTCAAATCAACGGTCAAGAAACCGACTGGGACAGCGCTCTCGATTATGTTGCCGGGCGATGGCAAGACATCGTCAAAGAACACGGTCCCGATTCCGTCGCGTTTTACCTGAGTGGGCAGCTACTGACTGAAGATTATTACGTTGCCAATAAGCTCATGAAAGGCTTTGTTGGCACCTCGAATATTGATACCAATAGCCGCCTCTGTATGGCCAGTGCTGTTGTCGCCCATAAACGTGCCTTTGGCAGCGATGCCGTACCGGCGAGCTATGAAGATCTTGAGCAAAGCGATCTACTTATCTTAGTTGGCTCAAATGCGGCTTATGCCCACCCAATTATTTATCAGCGCATCGTCAAAGCCAAAAAAGAGCGCAATTTTAAAGTGGTTGTTCTTGATCCTAGACGTACAGCCAGTTGCGATATTGCCGACATTCATCTGCCATTAAGCCCGGGCAGTGATGCCTTTTTCTTTAATGGCCTTTTAAGCTACCTCGCCGACAACAATAAAATTGATCACGACTACATTCAGCAGCACTGCGATGGTTTTGATGAGACCCTAAAGACGGCTCAAGAGCAAGTACCCACTATCACTGCAGCGGCAGAGGCATGTGACCTAAGCATTGAAGCCGTTGAGCAAGTGTACGAACTGTTTGCCAACAATGACAAAGCCATCACCCTATTTTCTCAGGGCGTTAATCAAAGCTCTTCTGGGGTTGATAAAGGCAATGCCATCATCAACTGCCACTTGGCGACGGGTAAAATAGGCAAAGTCGGGGCAGCGCCATTTTCTATCACCGGCCAGCCCAATGCCATGGGCGGGCGCGAAGTTGGCGGCCTAGCTAACCAATTTGCAGCGCATATGGGCTTCACCGACGACGCCATTGAGCGTGTAGAAAAGTTTTGGCAGGCTCCCAATATAGCCAAACAAGAAGGCCTTAAGGCCGTTGATATGTTTCGTGCAGTAGAAGAGGGAAAGATCAAAGCGATCTGGATTATGGCCACCAACCCTGTGGTTTCGATGCCAGAAGCAAATAGAGTGAAAGCCGCTTTAGAAAAGTGCGACTTGGTTATCGTCAGTGAATGCATGGCCAACTCCGATACCGCAGCCACCGCCAACGTCTTATTACCCGCAACTAGCTGGAGCGAAAAGCACGGCACCGTTACCAATAGTGAGCGCTGCATCAGTCTGCAAAAAGGCTTTATGCCAGCACCAGGCAGTGCCCGTAACGACTGGCAGATCATGTGCGACTTTGCCAAGCGTCTTGGTTATAAAGAAGCCTTTAACTACCAGCACCCCGTTGAAATTTTCCGCGAGCACGCCGCCTTAAGTGGGCTTGAGAACAACAAGAGTCGCGCCTTTGATATTAGCGGCTTAAAAGATATCAGCCTTGAGGACTATGAAAACTTTAGCCCTCGCCGCTGGCCCATAAGCTCCGACAAACCTGAAGGCAGCCAGCGTCTGTTTGAAGACGGTCAGTTTTTTACCCCCAATAAGCGCGCCAAGCTTATCCCCATTAAAGCCAGCTACCCTAAAAAGCCTGCTGTAAAAGGCGAACTCATCATGAATACCGGTCGTATTCGCGACCAGTGGCATACAATGACTCGCACAGGTAAAGCGGCACGCCTACTTGCCCATGTAGAAGAGCCTTATGTGCAAGTACACCCTAAAGACGCCGAAACCTTTGGTATTCAAAGTGAGCAACTGGTTGAGCTGAGAAATCAAAATAGTCGCTATTTAGGTCGTGCTAAAATCAGCCTTGATCAGCGTCTAGGGGAAGCATTTGTTCCTATGCACTGGAATAAAGTTTATGCCTCCAGCGCTCGTGCAGACGCCTTAGTCAATGCTATTACTGACCCCTTTTGTGGCCAACCAGAATTTAAACACAGCCCCGTTAAAACCCGCGCCTACAATGCCTTGTGGCAAGGTTACTTACTGTCCACGCTGGAAGTGGAGCCCCACTGTGATTACTGGGCCAAAATGACACTAAATTCGGGCTTCAACTACGCCTTGGCCGATGAAAAAGAAGTCGATGATTGGCAAGCGTGGCTAAACCAGCTTTACCCTCAAATTGATGACTGGGTAACACTGGAAGACAAGCAGGCTAATTACTCACGCTTTTTGGGTTTTAGAGGCGGTATATTAAGTATTGCTCTATTTATCGATCAAGAACCAAGCAAACTCCCTAATATGCACTGGCTCACCACGCGCCTTGGTAAAGAGATCACACCAGAAGAACGCTTTACCTTGTTAGCCGGTAATGCAGGTGATGATAGTCAAAGTCCGGGCGCTATTGTCTGTTCTTGCTTCCAGATTGGTGAAAACCAGATTAAAGACGCAATCAGTGAAGGCGCGACATCAGCAGAAGCGCTTGGTGCTAAACTCAAATGTGGTACCAACTGTGGCTCCTGTATACCCGAGCTCAGCGCCATGGTTGACGATGCAGCGGCTCTAGCCACAGACGCCACAGCCCTAGCAACAGAGTTGGCCAGCTAA